TGTTTCTTGCCAACACGCGCGTCCCGGACGAACGGCTGGGCGATCTGGACGCGCAGGTCGCGGCCCTGCGAGCGGGCGCGGCGCGCACGCTCGACCTGGCGCGGCGCTTCGGTCCGGACGTCCTCACGCGCGCCATGCACGAGCTGCAGCGATACTCGCAGCGACTGATCGAGGCGCTGATCGCCGAGCTTCCGCGCGGACGCTTCCGCGCCGTCGACCATCTCGACGACGACGGGGCCGGCAGCCGCGACATCGCCATACGCGTCGAGCTCGAGCGGCGCGCGCGCGGGCTTCACTTCGATTTCACTGGCAGCTCGCCCCAGGTTCGCGGACCCGTCAACGCGAATCTTGCCGTCACCACCTCGGCCGTCTTCTATGCGATTGCGTGCGTAGCCGGCCGGCGGGTGCCCGCCAACAGCGGCATGATGGCACCGGTGACGATCAGCGCGCGCGAGGGCAGCGTCGTGCACTGCCGGTTTCCTGCAGCCGTGGCCGGCGGCAACGTGGAGACCTCCCAACGCATCGTCGACGTGGTGCTGCAGGCGTTCGCTCTCGCCCTGCCGGACCGCGTGCCGGCTTCCAGCTGCGGCACCATGAGCAACCTCGCGATGGGAGGCTTCGATTCGGTGCGCAGGCGCCACTTCTCCTACTACGAGACCGTCGGCGGCGGCGCCGGCGCCGGGCCGAGCCGCAACGGCGCGCACGCGCTGCAGACGCACATGACCAACACGTGGAACACGCCGGTCGAAGCGCTGGAGGCGTACTATCCGCTGCGGGTGACGCGCTATTCGGTGCGACGCGGATCGGGCGGACCCGGCCTGCACACCGGCGGCGAGGGCATCGTGCGCGAGGTCGAAGCGCTGACCGAGATGCGGGTGACGCTGCTCGCCGAGCGCCGCCGCCGGCGACCGCCGGGTCTGGCAGGCGGCGGCGGCGGCGCGCCTGGCCGCGATGCGGTGATTCGCGCCGGCGACAGCAGGCAGCGGGAAATCGAGGCAAAGAGCGAGTTGACGCTCGGGGCCGGCGATCGTGTGATCATCGAAACACCAGGCGGTGGCGGCTGGGGCGCCGGACGTGGGCGGAAAAAGAAAGGGCGTGAGACCTTGCGGAAGGTGTCACGCCCTTCTGCCCCAGGAGGAGAGTGAAGCGTTGACCGGACGCTTCACAGCGGGCACGGTCGGACGCGGCAGCCGAGGATGAAGAGGATGCCGCCGCGCCCAGTCGGTGGCCGTCGCTTCAGCGGCATGCGCGCGCCGCAGCGACGGCGAGTGATCAGGCCGCTTCCTGGACTTCCTTCGCCAGCTCGTCCAGCTTGCGCTCAATGGCGCTGATGCGGCGCTTGAGGCCGTCGAGGTCGCTTCGCTGCAGGACGCCGAGGTTCTTGAGGAGACGCTCGATCTGCCGCCGAGCTTCCTTCTCGATCTGGGTCAGC
This is a stretch of genomic DNA from Candidatus Limnocylindrales bacterium. It encodes these proteins:
- a CDS encoding hydantoinase B/oxoprolinase family protein — its product is MRGRSGNARGATQQGHALSAVDLELFANRLIGVTDEMGVVLQSAGLSPNIKERRDFSCALFDAGGEMVAHAAHIPVHLGSTPLAVRAALDHASMAPGDIVILNDPYAGGTHLPDVTLVAPVYLPGGDRPFAYVADRAHHADIGGGSPGSMALATDVHQEGFRMPPVHLCRGDRYVGDTLSLFLANTRVPDERLGDLDAQVAALRAGAARTLDLARRFGPDVLTRAMHELQRYSQRLIEALIAELPRGRFRAVDHLDDDGAGSRDIAIRVELERRARGLHFDFTGSSPQVRGPVNANLAVTTSAVFYAIACVAGRRVPANSGMMAPVTISAREGSVVHCRFPAAVAGGNVETSQRIVDVVLQAFALALPDRVPASSCGTMSNLAMGGFDSVRRRHFSYYETVGGGAGAGPSRNGAHALQTHMTNTWNTPVEALEAYYPLRVTRYSVRRGSGGPGLHTGGEGIVREVEALTEMRVTLLAERRRRRPPGLAGGGGGAPGRDAVIRAGDSRQREIEAKSELTLGAGDRVIIETPGGGGWGAGRGRKKKGRETLRKVSRPSAPGGE